The Leishmania panamensis strain MHOM/PA/94/PSC-1 chromosome 23 sequence DNA window CTTGTGTGCCACTCGCTCCGCACGTTGCGTCTGgtggggaggcagaggagacgTACAAGCTCGACAGATGAATCTCTTAGCATGACTCCCCCCTGTTCCGCTCCTTTCACTTGCGTTGTAACGCACCTGCACGCACCAAACCCtcgaggagagggggaggggcgaggcTGACTCACTCACTTTCCCATGCGTCTCATTTTCCTCAACCGACACGttgcgcctcttctctgattcactttccttctctcctctccccttccttttctgttttcaTCTTTGCGACTGTTGGTGGCTCTGCCGTCTTCGTGATTACCGTGGTGCTGTGGTCATGCCCGCCCACACAAGAGACGCGTCGCACCACTGATCATTTGCCTCTACCCCCCCTCTGCAAGTagcgagagagtgagagaaggaCAACCAGGcacctgctgccgccgccgccaccactaccacctctcttctctctgcacattttctgctcttccttccccttaGTGGGCGCACCACGATGCAACCCATTTCCTCTGCTGTTCCAGTAGACACGTACACCGCACCCCGTGCGAACACCTCCTACAAGCGCGCGAATGGCGAGGCGCCCTTCTCTCGTGGCCGCGTCAGCGACAGAGAACTCCCGTacgtgccagcgctgctgcgcccgcAGCTACAGTGCTTTTCTGGAGATGACATACATGCGCTAGAGTTGCGGATAGAGTATCAGGCGCGGATTGCCGCGCGCGACCAGCGTATCAACGCCCGTGCCAACCGCGTCTCCACTGAGGCCCACGCTGCAgtggagcagcgcagcaacgtGCTGCGCCAACGCGCTGCCCGACATGCCAAGGCGGCTGGGGAGGTGCGTGTGAAGAAGATTCAGGAGGATTACCACGCCATGGGCATGCGACACCTGAAGTAGATAATTACTACGTGTGCACAGCCGTACCGAGGCGGCTACACGACGTCCTGCCTcgtacccccctccccccatcgaCCCCGTCTATCAGCGCCCAGCCAAGCAGAAAGGCGTGTCGTTATGTGCCGCTGCACATACGCACAGGCGCTTTTGAGGACGCGGTCGACCACCCGATGCGCTGTTGAGCGAGGCGgatcaaaaaaaaaggctCACAGAATGCCGAAGTTAGACACCCGAAGCAAATGTGTGAGCACACATCAGTGCAACGGCACACCTTGCGCTGGTGTACGAGTGTGCCGTTGCTGTTGAGAGCTACTAGCGCTTCCGCGGCACACAGAGCGACTGTCTGCTCAGTTTAGTGGGCGCGAGGAGTTTCTTCGGTGTAGCGACGAATCCGCTGTCGCTCAGTCATGGTTTAATCCTAGCGAGTCTCGTGGATCGGTACATCCTCGTCTGCCATCTCCTCTGCATCTCGCgcgttcttcttcctcttccactttCTACTCGCATGTGCATATACGAGTCTTTCTCACGGGTTTCTCTTAGGggacacccacccacccaccctcacacacacacacaccccacgTGAAAGCGCTCGCCACTTCCGCGGCTGCGCCATTGTCCCTCAGCAGCGTCCTTCGCCGCGCCTTCGCACGTACTCGTGCCCCCCAAAGCCCCGACCATCTGGGTGCTTTGCAGCGCTAAACCGGGATAGCAGCAGCTTTTCGTTCTGCCCATagcttccccccctccacatcGTTGTGCGCCCTCAACAGTGTAGTGCTTGtctcgttctccttttcAAAGTATGGATAGCTCCACTATGAATGACCCAGCCAGGATCGACCACTACGATGCGCGCACCTACACCCGGAAGGGTGCGACGCGGCGTGTTGTGGTGCGTGAGAAGCCGCTTTTTAAGTCTCGTATGCAGCGTCTTGTTGACTACCTACGCCCGACCACCCGCCACGGCTTTAACATTGTGGGCGCCTTCGAGCTGAGCAAGGTCATGGCCTGCATCATCTTCCCTGTCTTTATGCTTCTCTACTGGAAGAATAAGGAGAAGGAGTTGCCCGACACCTGGGAGCAGCAGTTTGGTGgcttgcagcaccgccagttCAGGGAGGATCAGCTgccagagaaagagacggacTACTTCAGCATCATGGAGAACTTTCAGGAACGCCGCGAGGCTGCACTACAGAAAAAgcgggaggcgctgcagaacCGAATCGTCTAGAGCCCTGCGCATGGCGGAGCTTGGAATGTTGATTGGCcagtgcacgtgtgtgtgtgtgcgcgtgtgtgtgcgtatgtgtgcgtggctCATGTGCAAGTTCCACTCGGCTGATTCTCTGCCGCCCTGACTCTCTTCGTCTGttgttcccccccctccccccccgctTAGCGCCGGGGCTTCGTCACTCCGAACCTTCAGGTTTTCTGGGCACTAGCACAGTTTCATCCTTGGTAGGGACAGAGGGAAAGCCTGTGCAGCGCTATGCCTCTCGTTCCCCTACCCCCTCTCAGACTCGTCTGCATTCTCTGTGCTTGCAGTCGAACATCTCCCGTCATTCTTCGTCGTCTTTGCAGCTGTTcactctcctttctctctctctctctcttccctcgtgtgttcttctctgccgctggcgctggcacCCGCGACTGtccctctcgttctctcggTGTCCGCCTCTacctcatctctctccctttcatGGCGTAACCttccactccctctctcaacTTTGCGCAGGTGTCCTCCTTGCTTACCTTTCTTGCTTAAGAGTCCACAGTACGTGTAGAGCCAAGCACGTCAACCGAGGCGCACGGGTGCGTATTTACTGAACTCTCCCTTCGCCACATGCGCCGTCCTCTGCTTGACCCCGCCGCCAGactccttcttccctctgtCATTTCTGCCCTTAGACCCCCTCGCCGACAgtttccctcccccatacactgctgctgctctcgtcgCTCATTTACCCCTCGCTATTTCAGGTGCACAGTGCTAGGTACCTCTGGCGCGCATTTCTGTTCGTCGCTCTCGGTGTGAGGCGCAGTCACGTGAATTCCAACCATAGCGTAATTCTTCTTGCtcccgccgctgctgcgcccctctcagcagccaccactgccactaCACCGAGGCAGAGTCCCCACTGCAGGTCTTACAGTACACACGGATATACCTCGTGGCGTGTAGACCGCAACCACTCGCGAGCTGCACGACTGCTCACGGAGTCTTCCTTGCTGTGGACCACGTGAGTGTACGCACAGGCACCCAACCGAGGGGGGCTGGAGATGCCGAAGCGAGGCAGAGGGAACTCAGCCGACGCGTCAtacgccgctgcgcacagcGTTGCGGAGATAAGCGACGCAGATAGCTCATCAACGCAGCCGATTAGCGTGGAGGAGATGATGGAGTCTCATCAAGATCTTGTGCTAGAGCAGCAACTGGACGCACTGGAGGTAGACGAGGACTTTCGGGAATCCCTCCGAGCCATGACGCCCAATACGCGCAGAGACGTCCTGAATGACATCATCCGCCACCAGCAACACACCGAGATTGAAGAGAGCATGATGCAAGGTTTCACTGTAGGCGACTTTGGCACCGCAAGGTCGCTCTTCACGTTTGGTGCGGGTATACCTCCTGCTCTCCATCAGGTAGACATGATGGACGGCCCTCGGGAGGATAATGACGCTGACGACTACGTTGACATGATCGGCGAtgctgaggaggtggaggcagagGGCGAAATGCGCGGTTCCCATAGACATGCGGTGGTAGAGGAAaacgaggaggcagagacggGGTTCTCAGTTGAGATGCCGCCATTCTTACTCCGCGGCATGCCACTGGTCTCTGGTCGCAACACCGGGGTGCCGCCCGCACAGCACCCCCTCGGGGGTCAGTCGCCGCAGCAAGCAGGGGCGCCGGCGACCGTTCTCGATATTCTTCGGCTCATTGCTGGGCACCACACACCACAGGCTCGCactcgcagcggcggtagTGGCCTCCAGCAGCCGGTCCGCGGCTCGGGCCAGCGCACTGCCCTCGAAGAGGGTATGATGAACCTCCACAACCTAAttggtgtgctgcagcaggcaaaCGTGATGCAGTCGATGGGGCTGGACCACGACATCGACGATA harbors:
- a CDS encoding hypothetical protein (TriTrypDB/GeneDB-style sysID: LpmP.23.1670); protein product: MPKRGRGNSADASYAAAHSVAEISDADSSSTQPISVEEMMESHQDLVLEQQLDALEVDEDFRESLRAMTPNTRRDVLNDIIRHQQHTEIEESMMQGFTVGDFGTARSLFTFGAGIPPALHQVDMMDGPREDNDADDYVDMIGDAEEVEAEGEMRGSHRHAVVEENEEAETGFSVEMPPFLLRGMPLVSGRNTGVPPAQHPLGGQSPQQAGAPATVLDILRLIAGHHTPQARTRSGGSGLQQPVRGSGQRTALEEGMMNLHNLIGVLQQANVMQSMGLDHDIDDMTYEELLELEERIGNVSKGVPPALLDSCMKPLRGASIEAGTCAICQEELSGTFSTATADAATTATSPSNTDKACVKLLNCSHAFHKVCINQWLTQSKMCPICKVEVLPKPASSSPSASS
- a CDS encoding hypothetical protein (TriTrypDB/GeneDB-style sysID: LpmP.23.1660), which encodes MDSSTMNDPARIDHYDARTYTRKGATRRVVVREKPLFKSRMQRLVDYLRPTTRHGFNIVGAFELSKVMACIIFPVFMLLYWKNKEKELPDTWEQQFGGLQHRQFREDQLPEKETDYFSIMENFQERREAALQKKREALQNRIV
- a CDS encoding hypothetical protein (TriTrypDB/GeneDB-style sysID: LpmP.23.1650) encodes the protein MQPISSAVPVDTYTAPRANTSYKRANGEAPFSRGRVSDRELPYVPALLRPQLQCFSGDDIHALELRIEYQARIAARDQRINARANRVSTEAHAAVEQRSNVLRQRAARHAKAAGEVRVKKIQEDYHAMGMRHLK